A genome region from Salvia splendens isolate huo1 chromosome 19, SspV2, whole genome shotgun sequence includes the following:
- the LOC121779210 gene encoding uncharacterized protein LOC121779210 — protein MSSDRELRLPVIKTSNSTDAIGGNDEEFCRSEGGEDCQTPRSPRHMIPAVLRCPPAPKKRRRAAACKRKLCELEFFAGEEIESLLRIVEVNSCNGYGSAKRNCFI, from the coding sequence ATGTCTTCGGATCGCGAATTGAGGCTGCCGGTGATCAAGACGAGCAATTCGACCGATGCAATCGGCGGAAATGACGAAGAATTTTGCAGGAGCGAAGGAGGAGAAGATTGCCAGACGCCGAGATCTCCGCGGCACATGATCCCCGCCGTCCTCCGCTGCCCGCCGGCGCCGAAGAAGCGCCGCCGCGCCGCCGCATGCAAGAGGAAGCTCTGCGAGCTGGAATTCTTCGCCGGAGAGGAGATCGAGTCGCTTCTCAGAATTGTGGAGGTAAACAGCTGCAATGGCTATGGCTCCGCAAAGAGGAATTGTTTCATCTga